Below is a genomic region from Euzebyales bacterium.
CTCGGTGTGCTCGGACAGCTGCTGTGGGCCGCGCAGGGTCAGCGGGAGCAGGGCCGCACCGCGCCGTCCGCCGGAGGGCTCTACCCGCTCGAGGTCTACGTCGCCCACGAGCAGGGCATCTACCACTACCGCCCTGATGGGCACGAGGTCGCCGCCGTGTCGAACACCGACATCCGCGACGACCTCGCCGCGGCGGCGCTCGACCAGCGCGCCTTTCACACCGCGCCCGCGGTGATCGCCATCGCGGGGGTCGAGGAGCGCAGCGCGCGCAAGTACGGGGGGCGGGCCGAGCAGTACGTCCTGATCGAGGTGGGCCACGCCGCGCAGAACGTGCTGCTGCAGGCCGCCGTCCTGGGAGTCGGCGCGGTGCCCACCGGCGCGTTCGACGACCCCGCTGTCGCTGAGCTGTTCGGCATGCCCGACGGCACCGAGCCGCTGTACCTGATCCCCGTCGGGCGCCCGGCCTGATGAAGGCTTCTGAGCCGTCAGGCGCCCCGGGCCGTTGCGAGCGGAGCGGAGCTTGCGGAGTGGCGCGAGCAAGTTGCGCGCACGACGTTCGGCGGCGACGGTGGGTGCGCGACCGCTGCGAGCAGGACCGTCACCGTGAGCCCACGTCGGCGACCACGACATCCGGCTCTCGTGGCACGCGTACTGACGGCGGGCCTGAGCTTCGCCGCCGCGCTCGGCATCGTCGCAGTGATGGCCCGCGACAGCCAGCGGCGCGCAGCGCCGGCCTCGCCCGCGCGGACGGTCGAGGTGCGCATCGGCGGGGAGGTCGGCGACGACGAGGCGAGGGCGGCGCTGCGCGCCTGGCTCGAAGGCCGACCTGACCTCGACCGCGACGGCTCCGTGACCGTCGTCGACAGCCCGCCCGACACGACGACCGCCCCGAGCTGATGTCGGTGTCGGCGAGCGTCGGGCCGGTGCTGCGACACCGCTTCCGCGTGATGGGCAGCGTTGCGGAGCTCACACTGGTCGGCGGCACCTCGCAGGTCCTGTCGGCCGCGGTCTCCCGACTGCACCAGCTCGATCGCCGCTGGAGCAGGTTCCGCCCCGACAGCGAGGTCAGCCGCATGAACGCGAAGGCCGGACGGCCCGCCCCGGTGTCGTGGGAGACGATGCTGCTGGTCGACCTGGCGCGCCGGGGTTGGAGTGACACCGACGGCCGCTACGACCCGACCCTGCTGGCTGCCGTGCGGCGGGCCGGCTACACCGACGACCTCGCGCTGTTGCCCGCCGTCGCCCCGTCACCGGACCCCGTCCACCACGATCCGCGGACCTGTGCGCGCATCAGCATCGACAGGGACGCGGGGACCGTCACCCTCCCCGACGGTGCGGGCTTCGACCCGGGTGGCATCGGCAAGGGGCTGGCGGCCGACCTCATCGGTGCCGACCTCGCAGACCGCGGGATCCGCGGTGGATGCGTGAACATCGGCGGCGACCTGCGCCTCTGGGGAGCCGGTCCGCACGACGAGCGATGGCGGGTGGCCGCCGCCGACCGCACGGTCGCGGTCACCGATGC
It encodes:
- a CDS encoding SagB/ThcOx family dehydrogenase, translating into MADGNRRRTIGAVVLASAVSLVMAAVAAVALRAGDGTVARDDPVRVVPVLALPSPRTDGETSLEQAILRRGSVREFDPTPLTLGVLGQLLWAAQGQREQGRTAPSAGGLYPLEVYVAHEQGIYHYRPDGHEVAAVSNTDIRDDLAAAALDQRAFHTAPAVIAIAGVEERSARKYGGRAEQYVLIEVGHAAQNVLLQAAVLGVGAVPTGAFDDPAVAELFGMPDGTEPLYLIPVGRPA
- a CDS encoding FAD:protein FMN transferase codes for the protein MSASVGPVLRHRFRVMGSVAELTLVGGTSQVLSAAVSRLHQLDRRWSRFRPDSEVSRMNAKAGRPAPVSWETMLLVDLARRGWSDTDGRYDPTLLAAVRRAGYTDDLALLPAVAPSPDPVHHDPRTCARISIDRDAGTVTLPDGAGFDPGGIGKGLAADLIGADLADRGIRGGCVNIGGDLRLWGAGPHDERWRVAAADRTVAVTDAGVATSGTGRRTWVLAGRRMHHLIDPTTLDPANTGVTAVTVVAPAAWQAEIYALAALLSGPAGARAGLRRWGVDGIVVEDRGAIRASRRLHRRP